One genomic window of Leptospira paudalimensis includes the following:
- a CDS encoding 3-hydroxyacyl-CoA dehydrogenase NAD-binding domain-containing protein codes for MREIKTVTILGANGAMGSGSAGVIAAFGGAKVHMLARDVEKAKQGIEAAVASVKTDTIRARMIPGSYDADLEKAVAESDWVFELVAESYEVKEPINTRIAKARRPGTIVSTVSSGLSIGRLAKAYDEDGQKHYYGTHFFNPPYKMILCELVTHSGNDKKVTQALGEYLDKVLGRAVVYTNDTPAFAGNRIGFQLMNEVAHFAEKYADKGGIALMDEIMSGYTGRAMGPLATADFVGLDVHKAIVDNIYDNTKDEAHETFKLPGYFQKLIDAGKLGMKSGGGLTKVVKHADGKREKFVYNIKTGEYDPYPKFDIPFIKEARQKIKDSDYKGAMDVVKKASGFEAEIARYFISRYISYSLSLVGEVVDTKENTDGAMGFGFNWVPASAFVDFLGGPKETIKMMEASKIPVPKLLKDAKEGKKFYELGEKLDARSLFKG; via the coding sequence AAAACAGGGTATCGAAGCCGCTGTCGCATCCGTAAAAACGGATACCATTCGCGCTAGGATGATCCCTGGTTCCTACGATGCGGATCTGGAAAAAGCAGTCGCAGAGTCAGATTGGGTATTCGAACTCGTGGCGGAAAGTTACGAAGTCAAAGAACCGATCAACACTCGTATCGCAAAAGCGCGCCGTCCGGGAACTATCGTTTCCACTGTGTCTTCTGGTCTTTCTATCGGTCGTTTGGCAAAAGCGTACGATGAAGATGGTCAAAAACACTACTACGGAACGCATTTTTTTAACCCTCCTTATAAAATGATCCTTTGTGAACTCGTCACTCACTCTGGAAATGACAAAAAAGTCACACAAGCGTTAGGTGAATACTTAGATAAAGTTTTAGGCCGTGCGGTTGTTTATACAAACGACACTCCTGCATTTGCTGGAAACCGAATCGGATTTCAGTTGATGAACGAAGTGGCTCACTTTGCTGAAAAGTATGCTGACAAAGGTGGAATCGCACTTATGGACGAAATCATGTCTGGTTACACTGGACGTGCGATGGGCCCACTTGCCACTGCTGACTTCGTAGGACTAGACGTTCACAAAGCCATTGTAGACAACATCTACGACAATACAAAAGACGAAGCACACGAAACATTCAAACTTCCTGGTTACTTCCAAAAGTTAATCGATGCTGGTAAACTTGGTATGAAATCTGGTGGTGGTCTCACAAAAGTTGTGAAACACGCTGACGGTAAACGTGAGAAGTTTGTTTACAATATCAAAACCGGTGAGTACGATCCGTACCCAAAATTTGATATTCCTTTTATCAAAGAAGCTCGCCAAAAAATCAAAGACTCCGATTACAAAGGTGCGATGGATGTAGTTAAAAAAGCTAGTGGTTTCGAAGCAGAAATCGCACGTTACTTCATTTCACGTTATATCAGTTATTCGCTCTCTCTCGTTGGAGAAGTCGTTGATACAAAAGAAAACACTGATGGAGCAATGGGTTTTGGTTTTAACTGGGTTCCTGCGTCTGCATTTGTTGATTTCCTTGGTGGACCAAAAGAAACAATCAAGATGATGGAAGCGTCTAAAATACCAGTTCCAAAACTTTTAAAAGATGCGAAAGAAGGCAAAAAGTTCTACGAACTTGGCGAGAAACTAGACGCAAGGTCTCTTTTCAAAGGTTAA